The Pontibacter sp. SGAir0037 DNA segment GGATAAGCAGCGGCTGTTGGTGGAAGCAGATTTCAAAAGTCACCACCTTAACTTTGATCAGCTGCTTAGCGAGGAACTGAATACTTCTGCGGGCTCCAGACAGGGAAAAGGAACTTCTGACTATCGGCTGGAGGTATCGCCCTATATTGCCTTCGATTTAACTGCCGCTATCGATAGAGCTAATTTCAGGCGATTTAAGGGAAAAAAGTTAAGAGGAGCTATAAGACTCCGGAACCAGGTAATAACGTCTTCTAATATCTCCTTTAACGCTATCGGAGGTAGCTTTGCCGTAAGAGGCAGCCTAGATGCCCGCCAGCGGAACCATATTAAAGTAAGCACGGCTGCTAAACTGAGCAACATGAATGTTGACAGCCTTTTCTACGTGTTCGAAAATTTTAACCAGGACTTTATCATAGACCGCCACTTAAAAGGAAAGCTCACTGCCAACATAGTTTCTGATGTTTATTTTGATAACCTGCTAAACCCTAAAACAGATCTGCTGCAGGCAGAAATAGTGGCCTCAGTAAGAGACGGCCAGCTGCTTAACTTTGCACCTATGCAAAAGATGTCGGCTTTTGTAAAAAGAGCGGAGTTGGCTAACATGCAGTTCTCTGAGCTGCAAAACAGCTTCTGGATTCAGAAACGCACCATCTATATTCCTGAAATGGATATACGTTCTAATTTGTCTTCTATACCGGTTGTTTCTGTGTCAGGCATGCACACCTTCGACCAGTTAATGGATTATAAGATAAAAATGCCTCTGCCAGCCAGGCGCAAGCCGGATAAAGACTCAAAATACGGTGTTGTGGCCGATGACCTTGATGCTGGAGATAGCATGCTGTTCCTGACATTAAAAGGCAACGAGAAAAATTTTAAAATTGCTTATGACCAGGAGCGTGTGCGGGAGAAAATAAAAACAGACCTGAAAAAGGAAGGCAGAGAACTAAAGGACTTGCTGAAAGGGAAAAAGCCTGCTACAAAAAAAGAGAAGGAGGTGGAGCTGCAGCAAGGAGAATACTTTGATTTTGACTAAGCTTTGCAGATTGATAATGTTTAAATAGAAAGCATAATAAAAATTATATTTTTGCTTCACCTGTTGTTAAGCCTTGTTTACCATAAAAAATATAACAAATAATAGGAAATTTAGCCTTTTGCTATAACTCAATTGAAGGCAGCCCGTTAAAGATATCAAAACAACAAAGTTTTAACATCATAAGCTAGAATAGAAAGAGATAAGATATAAAGTGTAATTCTTGGTTATCTTATATTGTAATGTGGTTTTAAAAAATAAGGATTAAGAGAGAAAGAAAGTAATAAGATATAAGGGTGAAAAAAAGCTGGAGCTTCTCCAGCTTTTTTATTTGTATAAACTGAAGCTTTACACCTGATCCGAAGCAGCAGGATTTATAAGCTTTGCCTGCACTTCCTGATCACCTGGCTGATGCAGGTAAACTGTTGTGCTGGGGAAAGCAAAATCTGCTCCATGCTTCTCTACAATATCCACGATTTTATAAGCGATCTCTTCTCGTATGTCCACAAACTCATTCCAGTCCATAGTGTCTACAAAGTAAAGCACCATTACGTCTTTGGAACTGTTGCCTAAGCTATGGAACCTGATGCGGCCGTCCTGGTTGGTACGAGGGTGTTCATCTATAAACTGTTGCAATTCTGCTGTAATAGCTTTTATCTGAGCGGATGTAGTGCTGTAGGTAAGGTTAATGTCGAAGCTTACTCTTCTGAATGTGCGCAGCGATAAGTTGTTCAGTGGCTTATCAATCATGTTCTTGTTTGGCACAGTCACAAACGTTTTCTCCAAGGTTCGGATGCGGGTACTTCTAAAGCCTATCTTCTCTATAACACCTGTAATGCCGTTTACCTCTACCAAATCGCCTACTACAAAAGGATGATCCAGAAAGATGGTGAAAGAAGCAAGGAGGTTCTCCAGGCTTTCTTTGGCCGCAAAGGCAATAGCCAAACCACCTACCCCCAGACCAGCTACCAGGCCTGCCACGTTCACGCCAAACACAGATCCTAATATCACCATAAAGGAGAAAATGTACACCAGCACTTTGGTGAAGTCTACAAAGAAGGGCACCAGCTGATCATCGAGTTTCGAAGCTGTTTTAGCTGTGCGGTTTCTGAAGATCAGCCCTATAAAATCAATGAAACGTGCGATAATCCAGGTGATGGCAACAATAACGAATATCTGGTAAACCCGGAAAGCAAGCCTCTTCAGAAAAGGCTCGTTTGCCCTGGCCGCTTCAGTTGGATCGAGCGGGTAGTTAAGAACTTTGAAAGCAAAGTATAAAAACACCAGGAATAGCAGCATTTCCAGTGGCTGTATAAGCATGCGGCGGAAAGCGGCCTGGTTATCTTCTTCTGAAAAACGCTTTACAAGCTTAAACATCACACTGGTGATGAACCTGGAGAGCAGCGTTTTAAAGATGTATCCTACCAACAGGATACCGGCAAACCACAGATAATTGCTTACTGTGTTGCCTAAGAAGTAGTAGTTTAAAAAATCCTTATAAATGGAGAAATCCATAGTTGTGGTAAATGTTATTCAACTGTACATTTCTTGCCTGGTACGGGTAACCGGTAAGATTGGCTACTACGAAAACCTTGCCTGTTACAGCAGTTGGCTCAGTGCAATTTCAAAAGAAGTTTTAGCGATTTCTGTTTTCTGGCCATGCTGTGTGTGTGTCTTTTCTAATGCCTGTCGTATGGTGTTGGAAACATCTGAGAAGATCGCCTCATCTGTAATTTCTACCTCGCTTTCCATTAAATAAGCAAATACACGGGCCATACCGCAGTTGGCAATGAAATCAGGTATAACAGCTACATTCCGATCTGCAAACTCACCTGTTGCGCCAAAGAATATCTCCGGGTCCTGGAACGGAACGTTGGCCCCGCAGGAAATAACTTCGAGCCCGTTCTGAATCATTTGCTCCAGCTGAGGTTTCGAAACCAGCCTGGAAGCTGCTGCAGGTATAAAAATCTCTGCTCCTAAAGACCAGATGCGGCTGTTAACTTCTTCAAACGAGAGTAGTCCTTCGGGATACAGCGCATTGCCCTGCCGCTTGAAAAACTGCTCGCTTATCTCTTCAAACGTAAAGCCTTCGGAGTTTATCAATCCGCCTGCCCTGTCTATGATGCCCACTATTTTAACTCCCTTTGCCGCCAGATAATAAGCAGCGGCGGCACCTACGTTACCCCAGCCCTGTACAATAGCCCGCTTGCCTTCAAATGCGCCTCCCCAAATATCGTAGAAGTGGCGAACGGCTTCGGCTACACCATAACCGGTTATCATATCTGCTACCATGTATTTGCGTTGAGCAGAAGGCGTAAAATGAGGGTCTTCTATTACTTTGCTTACACCCTGGCGCAGCTGGCCGATCTTATTTATTTTTTGTGGCTCAGTCGCATTAAAATGTCCGTTTACAATACCTTCCTGCGGATGCCACAGCCCGTAATCCTCTGTAATCGGAATTACTTCGTGTATTTCGTCTACATTCAGGTCGCCTCCCGTGCCGTAATAGCTTTTCAGAAGCGGAATAACAGCTTTATACCAACGCTCCAGCACACCCAGCTTGCGCGGATCAGCGGGATCGAAATTTATACCTGATTTCGCACCACCAATGGCAGGGCCGGATACCGTAAATTTTACCTCCATAGTCTTCGCCAGAGATTCCACCTCATGTCGGTCAAGACCTTTTCGCATACGTGTTCCACCGCCTGCTGCGC contains these protein-coding regions:
- a CDS encoding mechanosensitive ion channel family protein, encoding MDFSIYKDFLNYYFLGNTVSNYLWFAGILLVGYIFKTLLSRFITSVMFKLVKRFSEEDNQAAFRRMLIQPLEMLLFLVFLYFAFKVLNYPLDPTEAARANEPFLKRLAFRVYQIFVIVAITWIIARFIDFIGLIFRNRTAKTASKLDDQLVPFFVDFTKVLVYIFSFMVILGSVFGVNVAGLVAGLGVGGLAIAFAAKESLENLLASFTIFLDHPFVVGDLVEVNGITGVIEKIGFRSTRIRTLEKTFVTVPNKNMIDKPLNNLSLRTFRRVSFDINLTYSTTSAQIKAITAELQQFIDEHPRTNQDGRIRFHSLGNSSKDVMVLYFVDTMDWNEFVDIREEIAYKIVDIVEKHGADFAFPSTTVYLHQPGDQEVQAKLINPAASDQV
- a CDS encoding Glu/Leu/Phe/Val dehydrogenase dimerization domain-containing protein, with translation MKALLEKFEKKRPEIVFEWKDAETEAEGWVVINSLRGGAAGGGTRMRKGLDRHEVESLAKTMEVKFTVSGPAIGGAKSGINFDPADPRKLGVLERWYKAVIPLLKSYYGTGGDLNVDEIHEVIPITEDYGLWHPQEGIVNGHFNATEPQKINKIGQLRQGVSKVIEDPHFTPSAQRKYMVADMITGYGVAEAVRHFYDIWGGAFEGKRAIVQGWGNVGAAAAYYLAAKGVKIVGIIDRAGGLINSEGFTFEEISEQFFKRQGNALYPEGLLSFEEVNSRIWSLGAEIFIPAAASRLVSKPQLEQMIQNGLEVISCGANVPFQDPEIFFGATGEFADRNVAVIPDFIANCGMARVFAYLMESEVEITDEAIFSDVSNTIRQALEKTHTQHGQKTEIAKTSFEIALSQLL